From a single Streptomyces sp. NBC_01264 genomic region:
- a CDS encoding bifunctional 3'-5' exonuclease/DNA polymerase — protein MSDRTPRWALAEDGDGRWHAAPLDGPTGGARVTTTDPAEAIRAAPTGTRWVWRSTPAVYPRLLAAGARVDRCHDIEDAELLLLAHEGRLGEPRSAVAAWARLTNAPVPPDPPQRAAEPGSQHSLFDPRPAPVPLDALIAVHADQAKRQGATAHPDRMRLLVASESAAFLVAAEMNRAGLPWRADVHRALLTELLGERYAGRGQPRRLAELADEVSAAFGRRVRPDLAADVIKAFAEAGIKLKSTRRWEIQDLEHPAVEPLLAFKKLYRIYTAHGWSWLADWVHDGRFRPEFIPGGTYTGRWVTNGGGALQIPKVIRRAVVADPGWRLVVADADQMEPRVLAAISRDPAFMEVAGRPEDLYTSISRQGFSGDRDMAKIAVLGAVYGQTSGDGLKNLAALRRRFPRAVAYVDDAAKAGEEGRLVRTWLGRTCPPAAEPGDAEELPDGYVPSYASTDARARGRFTRNFVVQGSAADWALLLLAALRRSLAEAGMRAELVFFQHDEVIVHCPEEEASAVVAAIREAGELAGRLTFGETPVRFPFTTAVVECYADAK, from the coding sequence ATGAGCGATCGCACTCCCCGGTGGGCCCTCGCCGAGGACGGCGACGGCCGCTGGCACGCCGCCCCCCTGGACGGGCCCACGGGCGGAGCCCGTGTCACGACCACCGACCCCGCCGAGGCGATCCGCGCCGCCCCCACCGGCACCCGCTGGGTCTGGCGGTCCACCCCGGCCGTCTATCCCCGGCTCCTCGCCGCCGGCGCCCGCGTGGACCGCTGCCACGACATCGAGGACGCCGAGCTGCTCCTGCTCGCCCACGAGGGCCGCCTCGGGGAACCCCGTTCCGCGGTCGCCGCCTGGGCCCGCCTGACGAACGCGCCCGTACCGCCCGATCCCCCGCAGCGCGCCGCGGAACCCGGCAGCCAGCACTCGCTCTTCGACCCCCGGCCCGCCCCCGTCCCGCTCGACGCCCTGATCGCCGTCCACGCCGACCAGGCGAAGCGGCAGGGCGCCACCGCCCACCCCGACCGGATGCGGCTGCTCGTGGCCTCCGAGTCGGCGGCCTTCCTCGTAGCGGCCGAGATGAACCGTGCGGGCCTGCCCTGGCGGGCCGACGTCCACCGGGCCCTGCTCACCGAGCTGCTCGGTGAGCGGTACGCGGGCCGCGGTCAGCCGCGCCGGCTCGCGGAGCTGGCCGACGAGGTCTCGGCGGCGTTCGGGCGGCGCGTGCGGCCCGATCTGGCCGCCGACGTCATCAAGGCCTTCGCGGAGGCCGGCATCAAGCTCAAGTCCACCCGCCGCTGGGAGATCCAGGACCTGGAACACCCCGCCGTGGAGCCGCTGCTCGCGTTCAAGAAGCTGTACCGGATCTACACCGCCCACGGCTGGTCCTGGCTCGCGGACTGGGTCCACGACGGCCGCTTCCGCCCGGAGTTCATCCCCGGCGGCACCTACACCGGCCGCTGGGTCACCAACGGCGGCGGCGCCCTGCAGATCCCGAAGGTGATCCGCCGCGCGGTCGTCGCCGACCCCGGCTGGCGGCTCGTCGTGGCCGACGCCGACCAGATGGAGCCCCGGGTGCTCGCCGCGATCTCCCGCGACCCCGCCTTCATGGAGGTGGCCGGCCGCCCCGAGGACCTGTACACCTCCATCTCCCGCCAGGGCTTCTCCGGCGACCGCGACATGGCCAAGATCGCCGTGCTCGGGGCGGTGTACGGGCAGACCTCCGGGGACGGCCTGAAGAACCTGGCGGCGCTGCGCCGCCGCTTCCCCCGGGCCGTGGCCTACGTGGACGACGCCGCGAAGGCGGGCGAGGAGGGGCGGCTCGTACGGACCTGGCTGGGCCGGACCTGCCCGCCGGCGGCCGAACCGGGGGACGCCGAGGAGCTCCCCGACGGCTACGTCCCCAGCTACGCCTCGACCGACGCCCGGGCGCGCGGCCGCTTCACCCGCAACTTCGTCGTGCAGGGCAGCGCCGCGGACTGGGCGCTGCTCCTGCTCGCGGCCCTGCGCCGGTCCCTCGCGGAGGCGGGGATGCGGGCCGAGCTGGTCTTCTTCCAGCACGACGAGGTCATCGTCCACTGCCCCGAGGAGGAGGCGTCGGCCGTGGTCGCGGCGATCCGCGAGGCGGGCGAGCTGGCCGGCCGCCTCACCTTCGGCGAGACCCCGGTCCGCTTCCCGTTCACCACGGCCGTCGTGGAGTGCTACGCGGACGCGAAGTAG
- a CDS encoding DUF2786 domain-containing protein has product MRDIVDRACEAALYNQDDAGLDAGASVLVAEGDRWAGVGQALLARGEEYVRQAWERGWRPADVLRLVRRDLEQTHLRITEDLIAAEARRYARLPERWTDAEVWWGDDTQYGERLVLRERTDRFSLAGTVLEVFRLLIRLPSIEPVGPLPGDPADVLEHAHIEPRMLGRIRALLAKAEATTFPEEAEALSAKAQELMARHTVDAALLAVKSGTAQIPGACRIGVEAPYEEAKAVLLDAVASANRCRSVWNSAYEFSTVVGFESDLEAVELLYTSLLVQGTAAMTRAEAGQRAGGRKRTKTFRQSFLLAYASRLGQRLAETAEHTVADTVAEAPDNLPALVARDVAVTSRAEEMFPRTTTTRLRGATDLAGWEDGTAAADRAHMAEGRRASLRQ; this is encoded by the coding sequence GTGAGAGACATTGTCGACCGGGCCTGCGAGGCCGCGCTGTACAACCAGGACGACGCCGGGCTGGACGCCGGGGCGTCGGTGCTCGTCGCCGAGGGGGACCGGTGGGCCGGGGTCGGGCAGGCGCTGCTGGCGCGCGGTGAGGAGTACGTCCGCCAGGCCTGGGAGCGCGGGTGGCGGCCGGCCGACGTGCTGCGGCTCGTACGCCGGGACCTGGAGCAGACGCACCTGCGGATCACCGAGGACCTGATCGCCGCCGAGGCGCGGCGGTACGCGCGGCTGCCCGAGCGGTGGACCGACGCCGAGGTGTGGTGGGGGGACGACACGCAGTACGGCGAACGGCTCGTGCTGCGCGAGCGCACCGACCGCTTCAGCCTGGCCGGGACCGTCCTGGAGGTGTTCCGGCTGCTGATCCGGCTGCCGTCCATCGAACCGGTCGGGCCGCTGCCGGGGGACCCGGCCGACGTACTCGAACACGCGCACATCGAGCCCCGCATGCTCGGGCGGATCCGGGCCCTGCTCGCGAAGGCCGAAGCGACCACCTTCCCGGAGGAGGCGGAGGCGCTCAGCGCCAAGGCGCAGGAGCTCATGGCCCGGCACACCGTGGACGCGGCCCTGCTCGCGGTGAAGTCCGGCACGGCGCAGATACCCGGCGCGTGCCGGATCGGGGTCGAGGCCCCGTACGAGGAGGCCAAGGCGGTGCTGCTCGACGCGGTGGCGAGCGCGAACCGGTGCCGGTCCGTGTGGAACAGCGCCTACGAGTTCTCCACCGTCGTCGGCTTCGAGAGCGACCTGGAGGCGGTGGAGCTGCTGTACACCTCCCTGCTCGTCCAGGGGACCGCCGCGATGACCCGTGCGGAGGCCGGGCAGCGGGCGGGTGGGCGCAAGCGCACCAAGACCTTCCGGCAGTCCTTCCTCCTGGCCTACGCGAGCCGGCTGGGCCAGCGCCTCGCCGAGACGGCGGAGCACACGGTGGCCGACACCGTGGCCGAGGCCCCCGACAACCTGCCGGCCCTCGTCGCCCGGGACGTGGCCGTCACCTCGCGGGCCGAGGAGATGTTCCCCCGGACCACGACGACCCGGTTGCGCGGGGCGACCGACCTCGCGGGCTGGGAGGACGGCACGGCGGCGGCCGACCGGGCGCATATGGCGGAGGGCCGCCGGGCCTCCCTGCGGCAGTAG
- the tatA gene encoding Sec-independent protein translocase subunit TatA — MLRNALEPWHVAIIVLVCLMVFGSKKLPEMARGLGKSARILKAEARALREENPAER, encoded by the coding sequence ATGCTCAGGAACGCCCTGGAACCCTGGCACGTCGCCATCATCGTGCTCGTCTGCCTGATGGTGTTCGGCTCGAAGAAGCTCCCCGAGATGGCCCGCGGCCTGGGAAAGTCCGCCCGCATCCTGAAGGCGGAGGCCCGTGCGCTGCGCGAGGAGAACCCCGCCGAGCGCTGA
- a CDS encoding FUSC family protein, translating to MSWVRALKDTARAGLRVERTRLQPLLALRAAVGLAIVVGVGLALLGPGAAASSAFGAYMAAVATFQKSWRPRPVLALAAGLTLAVSTFIGYLVGSSHILAFMSLLAVWSFAAGLMWSAGPTAGMIASGNVAIMLVTVTLPTSVPQAAGHAAMIAAGGVVQALLIALFPIRRWGAQRDALADALAAVADYARRLRQDPVASFDPQPLMRARDAATVTARQARRRPSELHGARGLAERIRPVLALLADPAVGAPAEGPARDRARELLAATGSVLDAAASAIRHGEAVRLPAPALAVLKASDTADLLQGAALRAARRLSALLDDVLDTAEPGSGRTVDPDESMLRPTLPALAPMVLAAVRAELRPGSPILRHAVRVTAVACAGYGIGHALPFGHAYWAPMTSVMVMRPDFTQTYTRAVARFGGTLVGVALATAVVQLAHPGMYVSGLLAVVSAGLMYTFMRTGYAVSMVFVSAYVVFLLGMGGLRWDQTVPDRVTLTLVGGVLAMISYAVYPAWETPRLRTRLADWVAAGGRYAAAVLGQYADPAGAHRDEVREALLALRDARVAWQEAVDRAAGEPVRHRGISGAAAEEAGRALAAMGRHTMLLEAHFPDRSRPPVPGAAELARALREATEAGAKAVRERRVPDWEGVRAALSDADTPDPGVLRGAARQLLASLEEVSDALRTPLRPELRPESGEGRHA from the coding sequence ATGAGCTGGGTCCGGGCGTTGAAGGACACCGCCCGGGCCGGGCTGCGGGTCGAGCGGACCCGGCTGCAACCCCTCCTCGCGCTCCGCGCGGCCGTCGGGCTCGCGATCGTCGTCGGCGTCGGGCTCGCACTGCTGGGGCCGGGCGCCGCCGCCAGTTCCGCGTTCGGTGCGTACATGGCGGCCGTCGCCACCTTCCAGAAGAGCTGGCGGCCCCGGCCCGTCCTCGCGCTCGCCGCGGGGCTGACGCTGGCCGTGTCCACCTTCATCGGCTACCTCGTCGGGTCCTCGCACATCCTGGCCTTCATGTCGCTGCTCGCCGTCTGGAGCTTCGCCGCCGGGCTGATGTGGTCGGCCGGTCCCACCGCCGGCATGATCGCCTCCGGCAACGTCGCGATCATGCTGGTCACCGTCACCCTGCCCACCTCCGTGCCCCAGGCCGCAGGGCACGCCGCGATGATCGCCGCGGGCGGGGTGGTGCAGGCCCTGCTGATCGCCCTGTTCCCCATCCGGCGGTGGGGCGCCCAGCGCGACGCCCTCGCCGACGCGCTGGCCGCCGTGGCCGACTACGCGCGCCGCCTGCGCCAGGACCCGGTCGCCTCCTTCGACCCGCAGCCGCTGATGAGGGCGCGCGACGCGGCCACCGTGACGGCGCGCCAGGCCCGCCGCCGTCCCTCCGAACTGCACGGCGCGCGGGGGCTCGCGGAGCGGATCCGGCCGGTGCTGGCCCTGCTGGCCGATCCCGCGGTCGGGGCCCCGGCCGAGGGCCCGGCGCGGGACCGGGCCCGGGAACTGCTCGCCGCGACCGGGTCGGTGCTCGACGCCGCCGCGTCCGCGATCCGGCACGGGGAGGCGGTGCGGCTGCCCGCCCCGGCCCTGGCGGTGCTCAAGGCATCCGACACCGCCGACCTGTTGCAGGGCGCCGCGCTGCGCGCCGCGCGCCGGCTCTCCGCCCTGCTGGACGACGTACTCGACACCGCCGAGCCGGGCTCCGGGCGCACCGTCGATCCCGACGAGTCGATGCTGCGGCCCACCCTGCCGGCGCTCGCGCCGATGGTGCTGGCCGCCGTACGGGCCGAGCTGCGTCCCGGGTCGCCGATCCTGCGGCACGCCGTACGGGTCACCGCCGTCGCCTGCGCCGGCTACGGCATCGGCCACGCGCTGCCGTTCGGCCACGCCTACTGGGCCCCGATGACCTCCGTCATGGTCATGCGGCCCGATTTCACGCAGACCTACACCCGCGCCGTGGCCCGCTTCGGCGGCACCCTGGTCGGGGTCGCCCTCGCGACGGCCGTGGTCCAGCTCGCACACCCGGGGATGTACGTGTCCGGGCTGCTCGCCGTCGTCAGCGCGGGCCTGATGTACACCTTCATGCGCACCGGCTACGCCGTCTCGATGGTCTTCGTCTCCGCCTACGTCGTGTTCCTGCTCGGCATGGGCGGCCTGCGCTGGGACCAGACCGTGCCGGACCGCGTCACGCTCACCCTGGTCGGCGGGGTCCTCGCGATGATCTCCTACGCCGTCTACCCGGCCTGGGAGACCCCGCGACTGCGGACCCGGCTGGCCGACTGGGTGGCCGCCGGCGGGCGGTACGCGGCAGCCGTGCTCGGGCAGTACGCCGACCCGGCCGGAGCCCACCGCGACGAGGTGCGCGAAGCCCTGCTGGCGCTGCGCGACGCCCGGGTCGCCTGGCAGGAGGCGGTGGACCGGGCCGCGGGGGAACCGGTGCGCCACCGCGGGATCTCCGGGGCCGCCGCCGAGGAAGCGGGCCGGGCCCTGGCCGCGATGGGCCGCCACACGATGCTGCTGGAGGCGCACTTCCCGGACCGGTCCCGGCCCCCGGTGCCGGGCGCGGCCGAGCTGGCCAGGGCGCTGCGCGAGGCGACGGAGGCGGGTGCGAAGGCGGTACGGGAGCGCCGGGTGCCCGACTGGGAGGGGGTCCGGGCGGCGCTGTCCGACGCGGACACCCCCGACCCGGGGGTGCTGCGCGGGGCGGCGCGGCAGCTGCTGGCCTCCCTGGAGGAGGTCTCCGACGCGCTGCGCACCCCACTCCGGCCGGAGCTCCGGCCCGAGTCCGGGGAAGGTCGTCACGCTTAG
- a CDS encoding DUF397 domain-containing protein → MDHAYNGMAAAELDGVTWQKSRHSNSQGSCVEFAKLPGGDVAMRNSRFPDGPALVYTPAEIEALLLGVKDGEFDHLIS, encoded by the coding sequence GTGGACCACGCGTACAACGGGATGGCAGCTGCAGAGCTTGACGGGGTGACCTGGCAGAAGAGCAGACACAGCAACTCACAAGGTTCCTGTGTGGAGTTCGCGAAACTGCCCGGGGGCGACGTTGCCATGCGCAACTCGCGGTTTCCGGACGGACCGGCACTCGTCTACACGCCGGCCGAGATAGAAGCGCTGCTGCTGGGTGTCAAGGACGGCGAGTTCGACCACCTGATCAGCTGA
- a CDS encoding ATP-binding protein, producing MGTNGSTMLEPLRQGLPPVDPTAVSGSASCALPARFEAVRGARTFTRSTLSQWGLDDRFDDVSLVVSELVTNALRHALPDGSRPAAGESEPPVRLHLMRWSTRLVCAVRDPSEDRPGGCFAPDATERNSDLESGRGLFLVDSYSDSWGWHPLAGRLTGKVVWALFTLQD from the coding sequence ATGGGGACGAATGGATCGACCATGCTCGAGCCGTTACGGCAGGGGCTTCCCCCGGTCGACCCCACGGCTGTCTCCGGGTCCGCGTCCTGCGCCCTGCCCGCCCGCTTCGAAGCGGTGCGCGGTGCACGCACCTTCACGCGTTCCACCCTTTCCCAGTGGGGTCTCGACGACCGGTTCGACGACGTGTCGCTGGTCGTCTCCGAACTCGTCACCAACGCGCTGCGCCATGCCCTCCCGGACGGCTCCCGGCCGGCCGCGGGCGAGAGCGAGCCGCCGGTACGCCTGCACCTGATGCGGTGGAGCACCCGGCTGGTGTGCGCGGTGCGCGACCCCAGCGAGGACCGGCCCGGCGGGTGCTTCGCGCCGGACGCGACGGAGCGCAACAGCGACCTGGAGTCGGGACGCGGGCTCTTCCTCGTCGACTCCTACAGCGACAGCTGGGGCTGGCACCCGCTCGCGGGGCGGCTGACCGGCAAGGTGGTCTGGGCGCTGTTCACGCTCCAGGACTGA
- a CDS encoding helix-turn-helix domain-containing protein: MTAEASGSVVRRILLGSQLRRLRESRGITREAAGYSIRASESKISRLELGRVSFKARDVEDLLTLYGVTDGTERESLLGLVREANVAGWWHSYGDVLPGWFQTYVGLEGAASLIRIYEVQFVHGLLQTEAYAQAVVSRGMPGAGRAEIDRRVALRLERQKVLVSENAPVFHAVLDEAALRRPYGDRDVMRGQLEHLIEISQRPNVHLQVMPFSFGGHAGESGAFTLLRFPESDLQDVVYLEQLTSALYLDKDEEVGQYERAMLRLQADCPDPGQTRDLLRGLLQLS, from the coding sequence GTGACCGCAGAAGCGAGTGGTTCTGTGGTGCGCCGCATCCTCCTGGGCTCCCAGCTCAGGCGACTCCGAGAATCCCGCGGCATCACCCGTGAGGCGGCCGGTTACTCGATCCGCGCATCCGAATCGAAGATCAGCCGCTTGGAGTTGGGAAGGGTGAGCTTCAAGGCCAGAGACGTCGAGGACCTCCTCACGCTCTACGGAGTCACGGACGGCACCGAGCGGGAGTCCCTCCTGGGGCTGGTCCGCGAGGCCAACGTGGCCGGCTGGTGGCACAGCTACGGCGACGTCCTGCCGGGCTGGTTCCAGACGTACGTGGGCCTGGAAGGCGCCGCCTCCCTCATCCGCATCTACGAAGTGCAGTTCGTGCACGGCCTGTTGCAGACCGAGGCCTACGCCCAGGCCGTGGTCAGCCGCGGCATGCCCGGCGCCGGCCGGGCCGAGATCGACCGCCGGGTCGCGCTGCGCCTGGAGCGGCAGAAGGTGCTCGTCTCCGAGAACGCCCCCGTCTTCCACGCCGTCCTCGACGAGGCCGCGCTGCGCCGCCCGTACGGCGACCGGGACGTGATGCGCGGTCAGTTGGAGCACCTCATCGAGATCTCGCAGCGGCCGAACGTGCACCTCCAGGTCATGCCCTTCTCCTTCGGCGGCCACGCCGGCGAGAGCGGCGCCTTCACCCTCCTGCGGTTCCCCGAGTCCGACCTCCAGGACGTCGTCTATCTGGAACAGCTCACCAGCGCCCTCTACCTCGACAAAGACGAGGAAGTGGGTCAGTACGAGCGGGCGATGCTGCGCCTCCAGGCAGACTGCCCCGACCCCGGACAGACCCGCGATCTCTTGCGCGGCCTGCTTCAACTGTCTTGA
- a CDS encoding aldehyde dehydrogenase family protein has translation MSIFEDLAHQYIDGEWLAGTGSWDIIDVNPYNGEKLAAITVATVEQVDLAYRAAERAQKEWAATSPYTRRAVLERALRITEEREKEIVEGMIDELGGTRPKAEYEVHLAMEFIREAMQLAVRPEGRILPSPVEGKENRIQRLPVGVVAVISPFNFPFLVTLKSVAPALALGNAVVIKPNQNAPVVGGGVIAKIFEEAGLPAGLLNVLVTDIAEIGDALLTHPVPKVISFAGSDRVGRHVGAVAARHFKRTVLELSGNSALVVLDDADLDYAVDAAVFSRFVYQGQVCMAANRILVDASVAEEFTAKFTARVRALKTGDPHEADTHIGPLINSFQADALTALVDRAVESGAQALVRGSTRGNLVEPTVLAGLPEDSPLLGQEIFGPVALLVVFDGEDEAVRLTNATPYGLSGAVHTRDVERGVRFARRIETGMIHVNDSTIGDEPLAAFGGEKASGMGRLNGDATVEAFTTQKWISVQHGRTQFPF, from the coding sequence ATGTCCATATTCGAGGACCTGGCTCACCAGTACATCGACGGCGAATGGCTGGCCGGAACCGGGTCGTGGGACATCATCGACGTGAACCCGTACAACGGGGAGAAGCTCGCGGCCATCACCGTGGCCACCGTCGAGCAGGTCGACCTGGCCTACCGGGCGGCCGAGCGGGCCCAGAAGGAATGGGCCGCCACCAGCCCCTACACCAGACGAGCCGTCCTGGAACGCGCCCTGCGGATCACCGAGGAGCGCGAGAAGGAGATCGTCGAGGGGATGATCGACGAACTCGGCGGGACCCGTCCCAAGGCCGAGTACGAGGTCCACCTCGCCATGGAGTTCATCCGCGAGGCCATGCAGCTGGCCGTCCGCCCCGAGGGCCGCATCCTGCCCTCGCCGGTCGAGGGCAAGGAGAACCGGATCCAGCGCCTGCCCGTCGGGGTCGTCGCCGTGATCAGCCCCTTCAACTTCCCCTTCCTGGTCACCCTGAAGTCGGTCGCCCCGGCCCTGGCGCTGGGCAACGCCGTGGTCATCAAGCCGAACCAGAACGCGCCCGTCGTCGGCGGCGGGGTCATCGCCAAGATCTTCGAGGAGGCGGGCCTGCCGGCCGGCCTGCTCAACGTCCTGGTCACCGACATAGCCGAGATAGGCGACGCGCTCCTGACCCACCCCGTCCCCAAGGTCATCTCCTTCGCCGGGTCCGACCGGGTCGGCCGGCACGTCGGCGCCGTCGCCGCCCGCCACTTCAAGCGGACCGTCCTGGAGCTCAGCGGCAACAGCGCGCTGGTCGTCCTCGACGACGCCGACCTCGACTACGCGGTGGACGCGGCCGTCTTCAGCCGCTTCGTCTACCAGGGCCAGGTCTGCATGGCCGCCAACCGGATCCTGGTCGACGCCTCGGTCGCCGAGGAGTTCACCGCGAAGTTCACCGCCCGTGTGCGCGCCCTGAAGACCGGCGACCCGCACGAGGCCGACACCCACATCGGCCCGCTGATCAACTCCTTCCAGGCCGACGCCCTCACCGCGCTCGTCGACCGCGCCGTCGAGTCCGGAGCGCAGGCGCTCGTACGCGGCTCTACGCGCGGCAACCTGGTCGAACCGACCGTCCTGGCCGGACTCCCCGAGGACTCCCCGCTGCTCGGCCAGGAGATCTTCGGCCCCGTCGCCCTGCTCGTCGTCTTCGACGGCGAGGACGAGGCGGTCCGCCTCACCAACGCGACCCCGTACGGGCTGAGCGGCGCCGTCCACACGCGGGACGTCGAGCGCGGGGTCCGCTTCGCGCGGCGCATCGAGACCGGCATGATCCACGTCAACGACTCCACCATCGGCGACGAGCCGCTCGCGGCGTTCGGCGGGGAGAAGGCCTCCGGCATGGGCCGCCTCAACGGCGACGCCACCGTCGAGGCCTTCACCACCCAGAAATGGATCTCGGTCCAGCACGGCCGGACGCAGTTCCCGTTCTAG
- a CDS encoding DinB family protein — protein sequence MAQISMEIPGDERGTLLAFVEAQRTALREAAQGLTEEQAAGKPSASELSLSGLLKHAANCELGWLRMAQGETEYPGGDWADGFRLVGDETMPSVLAYWDGIRQETEAFIAAVPSLDDSFPLPPAPWFPQDAKVSMRWMLLHLVEEFARHAGHADIIRETIDGTRAMG from the coding sequence ATGGCTCAGATTTCCATGGAGATCCCCGGTGACGAGCGCGGCACGCTCCTCGCCTTCGTCGAGGCCCAGCGCACGGCGCTGCGCGAGGCGGCGCAGGGGCTGACCGAGGAGCAGGCGGCGGGCAAGCCCAGCGCCAGCGAGCTCTCCCTGTCCGGTCTGCTCAAGCACGCGGCCAACTGCGAGCTGGGCTGGCTGCGGATGGCCCAGGGCGAGACCGAGTACCCGGGGGGCGACTGGGCCGACGGCTTCCGGCTGGTCGGGGACGAGACCATGCCGTCGGTGCTGGCCTACTGGGACGGGATCCGGCAGGAGACGGAGGCGTTCATCGCCGCGGTCCCCAGCCTCGACGACAGCTTCCCGCTGCCCCCGGCCCCGTGGTTCCCGCAGGACGCCAAGGTCTCGATGCGCTGGATGCTGCTGCACCTGGTGGAGGAGTTCGCCCGGCACGCGGGCCACGCGGACATCATCCGCGAAACCATCGACGGCACCCGCGCCATGGGCTAG
- a CDS encoding PadR family transcriptional regulator: protein MSAIRLLVLGAVRQHGRAHGYQVRADLEFWGAHEWSNTKPGSIYHALKQMAKQGVLLAHEVAPSAAGGPPRTEYELTETGRAEYFKLLREALSSADQKADVLASALGFMVDLPRAEALALLRERLGRLAAWRSAVTDHYVPEEGPEPLGHIGEIMHRWIHSADAEADWTRGLIARIEGGAYSFADDPGDAFAGVLAPSP, encoded by the coding sequence ATGTCAGCGATCCGCCTCCTCGTCCTCGGCGCCGTCCGCCAGCACGGACGGGCCCACGGCTACCAGGTCCGGGCCGATCTGGAGTTCTGGGGCGCCCACGAGTGGTCGAACACCAAACCCGGGTCGATCTACCACGCGCTCAAGCAGATGGCGAAGCAGGGCGTCCTGCTGGCCCACGAGGTGGCCCCGTCCGCGGCGGGCGGGCCGCCCCGGACCGAGTACGAGCTCACGGAGACCGGCCGCGCGGAGTACTTCAAGCTGCTTCGCGAGGCGCTGTCCTCCGCCGACCAGAAGGCCGATGTCCTCGCCTCCGCCCTCGGCTTCATGGTCGACCTGCCGCGTGCCGAGGCCCTGGCCCTGCTCCGCGAGCGCCTGGGCCGGCTCGCCGCGTGGCGCTCCGCCGTCACGGACCACTACGTCCCCGAGGAGGGCCCCGAGCCGCTGGGCCACATCGGCGAGATCATGCACCGCTGGATCCACTCGGCGGACGCCGAGGCGGACTGGACCCGGGGGCTGATCGCCCGGATCGAGGGCGGCGCGTACTCCTTCGCCGACGACCCGGGCGACGCCTTCGCCGGGGTCCTCGCCCCCTCCCCCTGA
- a CDS encoding MerR family transcriptional regulator, producing the protein MGYSVGQVAGFAGVTVRALHHYDEIGLLSPSGRSGAGHRRYDDADLDRLQRILFYRELGFPLEEVAVLLDDPETDPREHLRRQHALLSGRIARLQQMAAAVEHAMEAKKMGINLTPEEKFEVFGDFDPEEHAEEAERRWGDTYRESARRTASYTKEDWLRIQALAEDINRRFAALLDSGTPAESEEAMDLAEEHRGWINGSYYFCTYEIHTGLGEMYVADERFTAYYEAVRPGLAVFVRDAILANAVRKVQDISLEPGGGGVRS; encoded by the coding sequence ATGGGCTACTCAGTGGGCCAGGTCGCCGGATTCGCCGGAGTCACGGTGCGCGCGCTGCACCACTACGACGAGATCGGGCTGCTCTCCCCGAGCGGCCGCAGCGGAGCGGGACACCGGCGGTACGACGACGCCGACCTCGACCGGCTGCAGCGGATCCTGTTCTACCGGGAGCTCGGCTTTCCGCTCGAAGAGGTCGCGGTCCTGCTGGACGATCCGGAAACGGACCCGAGGGAGCACCTGCGCCGGCAGCACGCCCTCCTGTCCGGGCGGATCGCCCGGCTCCAGCAGATGGCCGCGGCCGTCGAGCACGCCATGGAGGCGAAGAAGATGGGCATCAACCTCACGCCCGAGGAGAAGTTCGAGGTCTTCGGGGATTTCGATCCCGAGGAGCACGCCGAGGAGGCCGAGCGCCGCTGGGGCGACACGTACCGGGAGTCCGCCCGCCGGACCGCCTCGTACACCAAGGAGGACTGGCTGCGGATCCAGGCCCTGGCCGAGGACATCAACCGGCGGTTCGCCGCCCTGCTGGACTCCGGGACGCCCGCGGAGTCCGAGGAGGCCATGGACCTGGCCGAGGAGCACCGCGGCTGGATCAACGGCAGCTACTACTTCTGCACGTACGAGATCCACACCGGCCTCGGCGAGATGTACGTGGCGGACGAGCGGTTCACGGCCTACTACGAGGCGGTCCGGCCCGGACTGGCGGTGTTCGTGCGGGACGCGATCCTGGCCAATGCCGTTCGCAAGGTCCAGGACATCTCCCTGGAACCAGGTGGTGGTGGTGTGCGTTCATAA